AATGTCAGGGAACTTCAAAATACGGTGGTACGCGCATATTATGCATGCAAAGGGACCGTGATCACGGATGATGAGCTGCCGGGCAATATTAAGGACGCTGTATTTATAAATCCCGCGGCGCGGGAGGAGCGGGCTGTCCGTTCTGCACCGGATTTCACCGGGATCCTGGCGGATGCTGAAAAACAGGCGGTGACGGATGCCTTAAAAAGCAGCGGCGGTGATGTCGCGAAAGCGGGAGAACTTTTAGGGATCAGCAAAGCAACCGTCTATCGCCGTATGAAGAAATACGGGATTAGCCTGAGATAGATTTTCTCATATTTGATAAATACTGATACAAATATATCGTTAATGATTCTATAACGTTCTGCAAATGCGGCCGGGGGGATTTTTTTCTCCAGCCGCATTTGTTTTCTTACAAATATTTTTATTACTTCTCACCAAACACTTCCCGGATAATCTGGTACTTTTTTATAAAAAGACAGCTCCTGCCTTTATTGTGAAAATTTTGGCACAGAACTTGCTCTTATTTTTAGTGTGCGATAACACAAAAGGAATAGGAGGTTTGATATGGTTTTGAATGACGATACCGGACTGGTCATCAACGTCCAGCGGTTCACGATCCATGACGGACCGGGGATCCGCACGGAAATTTTCCTGAAAGGCTGTCCCCTGCGATGCCGCTGGTGCAGCAATCCGGAAAGCTATGAAAAATTCCCTCAGGTCGGAATCTATGAAAACCAGTGCATCGGCGTCACAAAATGCGGCCTGTGCCTGCAGGCATGTCCTTTGGCTGATCAGGGGGCGCTGGTGGTGGAGGACGACCGGGTCATACGGATCGACCGCTCTGTCTGCACCAATTGCCTGAAATGCCAGGATGCCTGTCCCGGCAGGGCCATGAAGCTCTGGGGGGATGTCATGACTGTAGATGACTGCATGAAGATCATCCTGGGCGACCGGATCTATTACGAGCGATCCGGGGGCGGGGTGACCTTGTCCGGAGGCGAGCCTTTGCTGCAAAAAGAGTTCTGTAAAAATGTACTGGGAAGATGCCGGGAGGAAGGTATCCATACCTGTCTGGAGACCGCCTTATATGTGGATCCCGGGACGGTTGACGAAATACTGCCTTTTACAGATCTGATCCTGACGGATTTAAAACATGTGGACAGCCGCGTTCACAGGGAACATACCGGTGTGGGCAATGAAAGGATACTTGGGAATTTAAAAAAGCTGTCGGTTTCCCGCGTCCCTTATATTCTCCGCATACCAGTCATTCCCGGTTTCAATGACAGCACAGGCGACATGGATGCCATGGGGGATTTTATCCTGCATGAGCTGAACAATACCGCCCTTCAGGTCCAGATCCTCCGGTTCCGCCCGATGGGCGATGAGAAGCGGGCGTCACTGGGAATGGACAATCCCATGGACGGGGTTCAGCCGGACCGTGCGGAGTTTGAGGCAAGGATCAAAGCTTATGTGTCCCATTTTACAGAGCGGGGTATCCCGGCGGCAGCCGGAAGCACTACGAAGACGAAGCAGTAAATTTATAAAAATTATTATATAAGGAGGAACCATCATATGCAAAAGTACACAACAACAGCCTGCGGATGCGATGCCGTCGACGAGCATTACGGCGTTGGCTACACAGAGAACAGAAAGGAATTATCTCCGTATCCGAGAATCAACCGGCTGCGCAAGGAGCATTTCAGCCAGAAGACAAGGCTGGATTCCCAAAGAATCCTGTATTACACAGAAATGTTCAAAAAATATGAAGGCGCATCTGCGCTGATCAAAAACGCCCGGGCGTTGGAGCACTGCCTGCTGAACTTCTCCCTGCAGTACTGCGAGGATGAGCTTCTGCTCGGCGATACCGGAGGCGGAAACTGGACGGCTCAGGTCTATCCGGAATTCTCCCTGGAATGGTTGTGTGATGAGCTGCGTGAACACAATCTGGGGGACCGGGTGAACTGCAAGGCCTATCACTCCGACCAGGTCAAGGAGGATATCTTGAGCTGCGAATCCTTCTGGAAAGGCCGGAATGTGAGAGACAAAGTAGAGGCAAGGCTTTCTGCCGAAGAGCTGAAGGGCAGCCAGCTGGGGAAGGGCGTTTTCTTCACAACGCTGTATCTGAGCCAGGGAATCGGGCACCATACGCCGGACTTCAACTACGCGCTCTGCTGCGGCTTCGGAGGCATCAAGAAAAACGTCCGCAGACAGCTTGACAAACTGGATCTGACCACGAGAGAGGGCCTGGAAAAGAGAGAGTTTTATAACGCGCAGCTGATCGTTTTGGAGGCGGCCTCCCGGTACTGCCAAAGATATGCTCAGTATGCAAAGGGACTGGCGGAACAACAGGCTGATCCTCGGCTTAAATCGGAGCTGCTCCGGATGAGCGCCAACTGTGAGCATATTGCCGAGGAGCCTCCCCGCGACCTGTGGGAAGCCCTCCAGCTGTTCCATTTCATCCATCAGATCGTGCTGATCGAATCCAGCGGGCATTCCGTTTCCTTCGGGCGGGTTGATCAGGTATTCCACCCGTTCTACAAGCG
This portion of the Clostridium sp. AN503 genome encodes:
- a CDS encoding glycyl-radical enzyme activating protein, whose protein sequence is MVLNDDTGLVINVQRFTIHDGPGIRTEIFLKGCPLRCRWCSNPESYEKFPQVGIYENQCIGVTKCGLCLQACPLADQGALVVEDDRVIRIDRSVCTNCLKCQDACPGRAMKLWGDVMTVDDCMKIILGDRIYYERSGGGVTLSGGEPLLQKEFCKNVLGRCREEGIHTCLETALYVDPGTVDEILPFTDLILTDLKHVDSRVHREHTGVGNERILGNLKKLSVSRVPYILRIPVIPGFNDSTGDMDAMGDFILHELNNTALQVQILRFRPMGDEKRASLGMDNPMDGVQPDRAEFEARIKAYVSHFTERGIPAAAGSTTKTKQ